The Stieleria sp. JC731 genome has a segment encoding these proteins:
- a CDS encoding PQQ-binding-like beta-propeller repeat protein gives MQIRTLLLLFSLAGISCFAGENWPEYRGPRGNGIAQSGTLPDRIDQSVVRWQTPIHGKGWSSPVVWDDQIWLTTATEDGKQMSVICVERASGKIVHDKVLLQNDEPAFCHPMNSYASPTPVIEDGRVYVHFGAYLTACLDTETADIIWKRTDLQCDHHRGPASSPILYDNKLFVAYDGFDVQFVIAFDKSTGETVWEHKREIDYGTDNGDLKKAYGTGQVIEVDGQAALVYPSAIATEAYDPKDGTPLWTVYHGGMNASVRPILDDGLLFLTNGMGSMVAVNPKGHGNITDSQVQWSSRKAVAKKSSPLVIDGILYMTSDDGIVSARETQTGDLLWQKRAGGAFAASPVFADGKIYAMNTDGETFVFLPGKDYQLVSQGQLGDGYMASPAVVGSELILRSKSMLYSVSESAK, from the coding sequence ATGCAAATTCGCACGCTGTTGCTGTTGTTTTCTCTCGCCGGAATCTCTTGTTTTGCCGGTGAGAATTGGCCGGAATATCGTGGGCCACGCGGCAATGGCATCGCTCAGTCTGGGACGCTTCCCGATCGGATCGACCAATCGGTGGTTCGATGGCAAACGCCGATCCATGGGAAAGGATGGTCGTCACCGGTCGTTTGGGACGATCAGATCTGGTTGACGACAGCGACCGAAGACGGAAAGCAAATGTCGGTCATCTGTGTCGAACGGGCGAGCGGAAAGATTGTCCATGACAAAGTATTGTTGCAAAACGACGAGCCAGCGTTCTGTCATCCGATGAACAGCTATGCTTCGCCGACGCCAGTGATCGAAGATGGGCGTGTTTACGTGCACTTCGGCGCGTACTTGACCGCATGTTTGGACACCGAGACTGCAGACATCATCTGGAAACGCACTGACCTACAGTGTGATCATCACCGTGGCCCCGCGTCCTCACCCATTCTGTATGACAACAAGTTGTTTGTCGCCTATGACGGTTTCGATGTTCAATTCGTGATCGCGTTTGACAAGTCGACCGGAGAGACAGTCTGGGAACACAAGCGTGAAATCGACTACGGGACCGACAATGGGGATTTGAAAAAGGCCTATGGCACAGGACAGGTGATCGAAGTCGACGGTCAGGCCGCGTTGGTTTACCCAAGTGCAATTGCGACGGAGGCATACGATCCAAAAGACGGAACACCGTTATGGACGGTCTACCACGGTGGCATGAACGCCTCGGTTCGTCCGATCCTTGACGACGGACTGTTGTTCTTGACTAACGGGATGGGATCGATGGTCGCCGTGAATCCAAAAGGCCACGGGAATATTACCGATAGCCAAGTCCAGTGGAGTTCACGCAAAGCGGTTGCGAAGAAGTCGTCACCGCTGGTCATCGACGGCATTCTTTATATGACTAGCGATGACGGAATCGTTTCGGCGCGAGAGACCCAAACGGGAGATCTTCTTTGGCAGAAACGCGCGGGCGGTGCATTCGCCGCGTCACCGGTTTTCGCCGATGGCAAGATCTATGCGATGAATACCGACGGGGAGACGTTCGTATTCCTGCCTGGCAAAGATTACCAACTCGTGTCACAAGGCCAACTCGGTGACGGGTACATGGCGTCACCTGCGGTTGTCGGTAGCGAGTTGATCTTGCGCAGCAAGTCAATGCTGTACAGCGTTAGCGAATCGGCTAAGTGA
- a CDS encoding serine/threonine protein kinase translates to MPNRQLQQSLPSQLGIWRLGQLIHEGNENAVFRAQPIDAAGSPRWDYAIKVAKNEEARQGIARSIIAAASLSHPNLVTVLDGDARSATAYLVMPRIVGDSMQSNLQRGPRRPLPVALWFVRQMCQALECMHKSGWVHGDVKPTNLILSTNGHLTLLDLGFAFRGTLDQSAPFRGTPAYASPELLTNPSAASQASDIYAAGRILWDWLANVDTANELLLSPVCELVEQMAEEHPEHRPTASKVVQSLLRLEIDSLGEHIEPSQNNYRRAA, encoded by the coding sequence ATGCCCAATCGTCAATTACAGCAGTCGTTGCCTAGCCAACTTGGAATCTGGCGTTTAGGTCAGCTCATTCATGAAGGCAACGAAAACGCTGTCTTTCGGGCACAACCGATTGACGCCGCGGGAAGTCCTCGTTGGGACTATGCAATTAAAGTTGCGAAGAACGAAGAAGCTCGCCAGGGTATCGCTCGCAGCATTATTGCTGCCGCATCACTTTCGCATCCAAATCTTGTCACTGTCTTGGATGGCGATGCTCGTTCGGCAACTGCGTACTTGGTGATGCCACGCATTGTCGGTGACTCGATGCAATCCAATCTGCAACGTGGCCCACGTCGTCCGCTTCCGGTCGCCCTTTGGTTTGTACGCCAAATGTGCCAAGCACTGGAATGTATGCACAAATCAGGATGGGTCCATGGCGATGTGAAACCGACCAATCTGATCCTCTCTACCAACGGCCATTTAACACTATTGGATTTGGGATTCGCTTTCCGTGGCACTCTCGATCAGTCTGCGCCATTTCGCGGAACCCCAGCCTATGCCTCTCCGGAATTGCTAACCAATCCGTCCGCCGCCAGCCAAGCAAGCGACATCTATGCCGCCGGACGTATCCTTTGGGACTGGCTTGCAAACGTCGACACTGCGAACGAGCTTTTGTTGAGTCCTGTCTGCGAACTGGTCGAACAGATGGCTGAGGAGCATCCCGAGCACCGCCCTACAGCATCGAAAGTTGTTCAATCACTACTGCGGCTCGAAATTGATTCGCTCGGTGAACACATCGAACCAAGTCAGAACAACTATCGACGCGCCGCATAG
- a CDS encoding DUF1552 domain-containing protein produces the protein MPKQRSSQASRRSILRAAGITVALPAFDSLRKPASATENLNAPDDQSAARNMVCIGNMLGFYPGAFWPSENSDGKTGGHKLSPTLQSLQSHLSDVTIIGGLDHGLKGGHFAIHGFLSGIKHADAKTMPDGNISVDQFAAERVAGQTRFSSLTVGSDSGIHGGCQMSWSRAGTRVPPITGPRELFEKLFVGIKASDKQQADDRYRLKQSILDSVNGDAKSVAKDLNARDRQKLDEYFTSIREVEKRLSNQQSWVDVPKPDAPFDAPRNTNMVDDLPMLYDLIAMALQTRSTRIATLEIGGDFEARDFGFKSGYHALSHHGQREDAIAALKVIDAYQVEQFSKFLDKLKSFETEHSNLLDQTTVLFGSGMGNANSHTNSNLPIVLAGGGFRHQSFLTFDEKNQHRPPLTNLFVSMLQRFGIETESFATSTGTLTGLELV, from the coding sequence ATGCCAAAACAAAGATCTTCGCAAGCGAGTCGACGTTCCATTCTTCGTGCCGCAGGGATCACGGTTGCGCTGCCGGCCTTCGATTCGCTTCGAAAGCCAGCTTCGGCGACTGAGAACTTGAATGCTCCTGACGATCAGTCAGCTGCGAGAAACATGGTTTGCATTGGCAACATGCTCGGTTTTTATCCCGGTGCGTTTTGGCCCAGTGAGAACAGCGATGGAAAAACGGGCGGACATAAACTGTCGCCGACGTTGCAGTCACTTCAGTCGCATTTGTCCGACGTGACCATCATCGGTGGACTTGATCATGGACTCAAAGGTGGGCACTTTGCGATTCATGGGTTCCTAAGTGGGATCAAGCATGCCGATGCGAAAACAATGCCCGACGGCAATATCTCGGTTGATCAATTTGCGGCTGAACGAGTGGCTGGCCAAACTCGATTTTCATCGTTGACCGTCGGAAGTGATTCGGGGATCCATGGCGGTTGCCAGATGTCATGGAGTCGTGCGGGGACGCGGGTGCCACCGATTACCGGACCGCGTGAATTGTTTGAAAAGCTTTTCGTAGGAATCAAAGCATCTGACAAGCAACAGGCAGACGACCGCTACCGATTGAAGCAATCGATTTTGGACAGCGTCAATGGCGACGCAAAATCAGTCGCGAAAGATTTGAACGCTCGTGATCGGCAAAAGTTGGATGAGTATTTCACTTCGATTCGAGAAGTTGAAAAGCGATTGAGCAACCAACAGAGTTGGGTGGATGTGCCAAAGCCCGATGCTCCATTCGACGCGCCACGCAATACGAATATGGTCGACGATTTGCCAATGTTGTATGACTTGATCGCGATGGCACTGCAGACCAGGTCTACTCGGATTGCGACCTTGGAGATTGGCGGTGATTTTGAAGCTCGGGACTTCGGCTTCAAGTCCGGTTATCACGCGCTTTCGCATCACGGTCAACGCGAAGACGCCATTGCGGCGTTGAAAGTGATTGATGCTTATCAAGTCGAGCAGTTTTCGAAATTCTTAGACAAGCTGAAATCCTTCGAGACGGAGCATTCAAATCTGCTGGATCAGACAACGGTTCTGTTCGGTAGTGGAATGGGGAACGCGAACTCCCATACCAATTCGAACTTGCCGATCGTGCTCGCCGGTGGCGGATTCCGCCATCAAAGTTTCCTGACGTTTGATGAGAAGAATCAGCATCGCCCGCCATTGACCAATTTGTTCGTTTCGATGTTACAACGATTCGGTATTGAAACCGAAAGCTTTGCAACCAGCACGGGAACCTTGACCGGATTGGAGTTGGTTTGA
- a CDS encoding DUF1553 domain-containing protein — MPKLLVIVAALTGTCSILHAAEPTIDFQKQVQPILAKKCFSCHGPDEAESSLSFASRDEAFAETDSGEHAIVPGDVEASVMIARMRSEDEWERMPPEGDPVSDEDIALLETWIKEGATWQKHWAFEPVSQPEIPEVDNAAWQENPIDAFIYDSVAEAGLKPNGAAEKQELIKRLSYDLTGLPPSKAQVDAFVADQSPDAFKNLTEQLLASPHYGERWGRHWLDLVRFAETNSFERDGPKANAWKYRDYVIRSFNEDKPYDQFIREQLAGDELDKVTPETMTATGYYRLGIYDDEPADPLQARFDALDDIILTTGQVFLGLTMNCARCHDHKIDPIPQTDYYGMLSFFEDLTPYAERGDLSIYSQVDVSSQELKDQYAANDKTRRELEKQIYDLEQTGIVKMSAPDQRATEGSRRDRNRVLRAKLRQHLSDEAWKQYEDLKQQLRKNNEELKSLPQRETVMGLAKYRKVEEPTFVLFRGNPHSPSDEVEPQFPSLFESELPTVPELEPSTQRSAGRRRILADWIASEDNMLTARVMVNRIWQYHFGRGIVRSTNNFGQLGTPPSHPKLLDYLANRFVESGWSVKDMHRLILSSKAYQMSSEGNKEALGIDPDNELFWRFDPRRLSAEEIRDSILAATGELNLKSYGPSIYPELSPEVMAGQSKPGDGWGKSSIQDQNRRSVYIYVKRSLLTPMLSAFDFPDPDLTCEARFMTLQPAQALSLLNGDFAGQQAQKLAESIDASSKSKADVVKAVIPRVLLRDANEKDVADGVKLMESLSDKHGLSDDEAKRLYCLSVLNWNEFLFVD, encoded by the coding sequence GGGCCTGATGAAGCTGAAAGCAGTCTGAGTTTCGCAAGTCGTGACGAGGCATTCGCGGAAACTGATTCGGGCGAACACGCGATCGTGCCTGGTGACGTTGAAGCAAGCGTCATGATCGCGCGGATGCGTTCGGAAGACGAATGGGAACGCATGCCTCCTGAAGGCGATCCGGTTAGTGACGAAGACATCGCGTTGCTGGAAACTTGGATCAAAGAAGGTGCGACATGGCAAAAGCACTGGGCGTTCGAGCCCGTCAGTCAGCCTGAGATTCCTGAAGTTGACAATGCGGCTTGGCAAGAAAACCCAATCGACGCATTCATCTACGACTCTGTTGCCGAAGCCGGCCTCAAGCCGAACGGCGCCGCCGAAAAGCAAGAGCTGATCAAGCGTCTCAGTTACGACCTGACTGGCTTGCCTCCATCGAAAGCTCAGGTCGACGCATTCGTTGCTGACCAATCGCCAGACGCGTTCAAGAACTTGACCGAGCAGCTTCTTGCCTCACCTCACTACGGTGAACGCTGGGGACGTCACTGGTTGGACTTGGTCCGTTTTGCCGAAACAAACTCGTTCGAACGAGATGGTCCCAAGGCAAACGCTTGGAAGTATCGTGACTACGTGATTCGCTCTTTCAACGAAGACAAGCCTTACGACCAGTTCATCCGCGAGCAACTCGCTGGTGATGAACTGGACAAGGTGACGCCGGAAACGATGACCGCGACCGGTTACTATCGACTGGGCATCTATGACGATGAGCCGGCTGATCCGTTGCAGGCTCGCTTCGATGCATTGGACGACATCATCCTGACAACCGGGCAGGTCTTCCTAGGATTGACCATGAACTGTGCCCGTTGCCACGATCACAAAATCGATCCGATTCCGCAGACCGATTACTACGGGATGCTCTCGTTCTTCGAAGACCTCACGCCATACGCCGAGCGTGGCGACTTGTCGATTTACAGTCAGGTCGATGTCAGCTCGCAAGAACTGAAAGATCAGTACGCGGCTAACGACAAAACACGTCGTGAGCTGGAAAAGCAGATTTACGATCTGGAGCAGACTGGAATCGTCAAAATGTCGGCGCCAGATCAGCGTGCGACGGAAGGTTCGCGTCGAGATCGCAATCGCGTCCTTCGTGCCAAACTTCGTCAGCACCTCAGCGATGAAGCCTGGAAACAATACGAAGATTTGAAGCAGCAGCTTCGCAAGAACAACGAAGAGCTAAAAAGCTTGCCCCAACGCGAAACCGTGATGGGTTTGGCGAAGTACCGGAAGGTCGAAGAGCCTACCTTCGTCTTGTTCCGTGGAAACCCACATTCGCCGAGTGATGAAGTCGAGCCGCAATTTCCATCGTTGTTCGAATCCGAATTGCCAACCGTTCCTGAACTGGAACCGAGTACACAACGCTCTGCAGGCCGACGACGTATCCTGGCAGACTGGATCGCTAGCGAAGACAACATGTTGACCGCCCGCGTGATGGTGAACCGAATCTGGCAGTACCACTTCGGTCGGGGAATCGTTCGCAGCACGAATAACTTCGGGCAGTTGGGAACGCCACCGAGTCACCCGAAACTGTTGGACTATCTTGCCAATCGATTTGTCGAAAGCGGCTGGAGCGTCAAAGACATGCACCGTCTGATTTTGTCCAGCAAGGCTTATCAGATGTCGTCTGAAGGCAATAAGGAAGCTCTTGGTATCGATCCCGACAACGAACTGTTCTGGCGATTCGATCCGCGCCGGTTGAGCGCCGAAGAGATTCGTGATTCGATCCTCGCCGCGACCGGCGAATTGAATTTGAAATCATACGGACCGAGTATCTATCCCGAACTTTCGCCGGAAGTGATGGCGGGCCAATCAAAGCCTGGTGACGGTTGGGGAAAATCCAGCATCCAGGACCAGAATCGACGAAGCGTTTACATCTACGTCAAGCGATCGCTGCTGACGCCGATGTTGTCGGCCTTCGATTTTCCCGATCCTGACCTTACATGTGAAGCTCGGTTCATGACGCTTCAGCCTGCACAAGCCTTGTCATTGCTAAACGGTGACTTTGCCGGTCAACAGGCTCAAAAACTGGCCGAATCGATTGATGCATCTTCCAAGAGCAAAGCCGATGTGGTCAAAGCCGTCATCCCACGTGTCCTATTGCGTGACGCCAATGAGAAAGACGTTGCCGACGGGGTGAAGCTGATGGAAAGCTTGTCGGACAAGCACGGGTTGAGCGATGACGAAGCAAAACGCTTGTATTGCTTGAGCGTTTTGAACTGGAACGAATTTCTGTTCGTGGACTGA
- a CDS encoding DUF1501 domain-containing protein yields the protein MTKRNFCGRTRREFLWQSGAGFGAAALTSMLSQDGFLSASESINPLAAKPPHFAPKAKSVIFLFMYGGPSHIDTFDHKPKMKGMDGKTVDVQTFGRGGKKSGGRIVEPRWDFAKYGECGKEVSTLFPNVAKHVDDIAFLHSMTADSPIHGSAMLMMNSGKILSGSPAMGSWVNYGLGSVNENLPGYVVMLDPKAGPISGAKNWSSGYMPATYAGTVFRSKGAPILNLNRPEGMSEAVQREMIDSIQAANERHLVGRQDNDDLASRISSYELAYKMQSAAPEAVDLSDEDERTLSMYGVDREETNDFGTRCLIARRLVDRGVRFVQLYSGGAHNDDNWDAHGDLELNHNRHAGRTDLPIAGLLADLKQRGMLDETLVIWGGEFGRQPTAEYAEGSGRDHNSFGFTMWMAGGGIKGGVSYGTTDELGAAAVENPLEVKNLHATTLHLMGLEPNQLSYFYGGLDQKLVGVEHVDPIYDIIA from the coding sequence ATGACGAAACGAAACTTTTGCGGTCGCACACGACGGGAATTCCTGTGGCAATCCGGTGCCGGATTTGGCGCTGCCGCTTTGACCTCGATGCTCTCACAGGACGGATTTCTGTCTGCATCTGAAAGCATCAATCCATTGGCTGCCAAACCGCCACACTTCGCGCCGAAAGCGAAGAGCGTGATCTTCTTGTTCATGTACGGTGGGCCAAGCCATATCGATACTTTCGATCACAAGCCGAAGATGAAAGGCATGGACGGCAAGACCGTCGACGTGCAGACCTTCGGACGTGGCGGAAAAAAGAGCGGCGGACGAATTGTCGAGCCACGTTGGGACTTCGCGAAATACGGCGAGTGTGGCAAAGAGGTTAGTACTCTTTTCCCAAACGTGGCTAAGCATGTCGATGACATCGCGTTCTTGCATTCGATGACGGCTGATTCGCCAATCCACGGCTCAGCCATGTTGATGATGAATAGCGGAAAGATCCTTTCCGGCAGTCCTGCCATGGGATCGTGGGTGAATTACGGACTGGGCTCGGTTAATGAAAACTTGCCCGGCTATGTCGTCATGCTCGATCCAAAAGCGGGACCGATCAGCGGTGCGAAAAACTGGAGCAGCGGCTACATGCCTGCGACCTACGCAGGGACAGTGTTCCGCAGCAAGGGCGCACCGATTTTGAACCTCAATCGTCCCGAAGGAATGAGCGAAGCGGTTCAACGTGAGATGATCGATTCGATCCAAGCAGCCAATGAGCGTCATTTGGTTGGCCGTCAAGATAACGACGACTTGGCATCACGGATCAGCAGCTACGAACTCGCCTACAAAATGCAATCGGCTGCTCCCGAAGCAGTCGACCTGTCAGACGAAGACGAACGTACCTTGTCGATGTACGGCGTCGATCGCGAAGAGACCAATGACTTCGGAACACGATGCTTGATCGCACGTCGTCTGGTTGATCGTGGTGTCCGCTTCGTTCAGCTATACAGCGGCGGCGCCCACAATGACGACAACTGGGATGCTCACGGCGACTTGGAACTCAATCACAATCGTCACGCCGGTCGTACTGACCTGCCAATCGCAGGCTTGTTGGCTGACCTGAAACAGCGTGGAATGTTGGACGAAACCTTGGTGATCTGGGGCGGCGAATTCGGCCGGCAACCGACCGCGGAATACGCCGAAGGTTCCGGTCGCGATCACAATTCGTTTGGCTTCACCATGTGGATGGCTGGTGGCGGAATTAAGGGCGGCGTGTCCTATGGAACGACCGACGAACTTGGCGCCGCTGCAGTCGAAAACCCACTCGAGGTCAAAAACCTACACGCGACGACATTACATTTGATGGGGCTCGAGCCCAATCAGCTGTCGTACTTCTACGGCGGATTGGATCAGAAGCTGGTTGGTGTCGAGCATGTTGACCCGATCTACGATATCATCGCGTAG
- a CDS encoding sulfatase, with amino-acid sequence MRILFSSIATLILAFVSMPAVQAAKPNILIVLADDCTHNDLPMYGGVNAKTPNLDRLAKESLVFDQAYLAEAICQPCRAELYSGLYPMSNGCAWNHSASRPDIESMPQYLGAEGYRVGIAGKVHVSPRQSFPFENVEGFDDNCVRDPTKPHQVKSIREFMTRDGGPFCLVVALVEPHVPWVMGDASAYPPRSIKLPPNIADTPETRRAFGRYLAEVTYMDSQVGQILETLETSGHAEDTLVLFSSEQGSQFPGNKWTNYNTGVHTALVARMPGVVPEGKRTDALVQYADVLPTLMDMAGLSYDADAFDGQSFASVLRGESDKHREFVYGIHNNVPEGPSYPIRSIGDGKYHYIRNLTNENLYIEKHLMGVKGDGKLNNMYWQTWVFNSFDNPEAYQLIQRYMRRPAEEMYDLESDPFELNNLAGSQSVADAQKRLSGELDRWMKSQGDPGPEQDTVESLRAARKGEHRFKPASR; translated from the coding sequence ATGCGGATTCTCTTTAGCTCGATCGCGACATTGATACTGGCTTTCGTATCGATGCCCGCAGTCCAAGCGGCAAAACCAAACATCTTGATCGTCCTTGCTGACGATTGCACTCACAATGACCTTCCGATGTACGGCGGTGTCAATGCGAAGACACCGAACCTCGATCGATTGGCGAAGGAAAGCCTTGTTTTCGATCAGGCTTACTTAGCCGAAGCGATCTGCCAACCGTGTCGAGCTGAACTGTACTCGGGGCTTTACCCGATGAGCAACGGTTGTGCTTGGAATCACTCCGCCAGCCGTCCTGACATCGAAAGCATGCCTCAATATCTTGGGGCCGAGGGATATCGTGTCGGAATCGCTGGTAAAGTTCACGTGTCACCGCGTCAGTCATTCCCGTTCGAAAACGTCGAGGGATTCGATGACAATTGCGTTCGTGACCCAACCAAACCCCATCAAGTCAAATCCATTCGTGAATTCATGACTCGTGATGGCGGGCCATTCTGTTTGGTCGTCGCTTTGGTTGAGCCACACGTGCCTTGGGTCATGGGAGATGCCAGTGCATATCCGCCGCGATCGATCAAACTTCCACCGAATATCGCCGACACGCCGGAAACAAGGCGCGCTTTCGGTCGTTACCTGGCCGAGGTGACCTACATGGATTCACAAGTTGGCCAGATTTTGGAAACACTGGAAACCAGCGGTCATGCTGAAGACACGTTGGTGCTGTTCTCTTCCGAGCAGGGCTCGCAGTTTCCTGGTAACAAGTGGACGAACTACAACACTGGCGTTCATACCGCATTGGTTGCCCGCATGCCGGGAGTCGTTCCCGAGGGCAAACGCACCGATGCCCTGGTTCAGTACGCGGACGTTTTGCCAACGTTGATGGACATGGCTGGGCTGTCGTACGACGCGGATGCGTTCGACGGACAAAGTTTTGCGTCGGTGCTTCGCGGTGAATCCGACAAGCATCGCGAATTTGTCTACGGGATTCACAACAATGTTCCCGAGGGACCTTCGTATCCGATCCGTTCGATTGGCGATGGAAAGTACCACTACATCCGGAACCTGACCAACGAAAACCTCTACATCGAAAAACACTTGATGGGGGTCAAGGGTGACGGCAAGCTGAACAACATGTACTGGCAGACTTGGGTATTCAATTCGTTTGACAACCCAGAGGCGTACCAACTGATCCAACGCTACATGCGTCGTCCGGCTGAAGAAATGTACGACTTGGAAAGCGACCCATTCGAATTGAACAACTTGGCGGGTAGCCAGAGTGTTGCCGACGCTCAAAAGCGGCTTTCTGGTGAGCTGGACCGTTGGATGAAATCGCAAGGCGACCCGGGGCCTGAACAAGACACCGTGGAATCACTGCGGGCGGCCCGAAAGGGCGAGCATCGGTTCAAGCCAGCAAGCCGCTAG